A portion of the Actinomycetota bacterium genome contains these proteins:
- a CDS encoding PASTA domain-containing protein, translated as MDQDVSAPRPPVGAGVVLDERYELVEPIGRGGTAEVWRARDTRLSREVAVKVLSAASATDPAHRNRLEREARALAALAHPNVVHIYDYGEQPSASGSPMPFIVMELVAGPDLQQQVSASGPLEPAEAAEVTATILEAVEEAHRIGIVHGDLKPANVYMAPQGPKVGDFGVARILAEETGHTVPTATPSYAPPELLRGERPGPAADVYAAACIAFELLTGRPPFVGDSFWSLSNQHLNDPPPDLRELVSAIPAPIAAEVMRGLAKDPSDRPASASAYAQELREAAQLSAGPVPVASAGSEPPEPPVSAVPAVAAPSDPAPPEPPGSGAPAVATPSDPEPTVPVIRESTQVLPSAPPRRSPLAPVASALRRVRPGPVIALLAVLLLAAMKGQATATASVPELVGRPHPEAAQAAVDHGFRVQTTEVDEGGAPGTVVAQDPPAGTLLARTGTIRLVVTRGSPQVVIPEVAGQPLPEARATLEGVGLTVAEVLFRATEEVAPGTVLRTDPPAGSSVDGGSPVSMVVAAGVDDGGGDDDGGDE; from the coding sequence ATGGATCAGGACGTCTCTGCGCCGCGTCCTCCCGTTGGAGCCGGCGTCGTGCTCGACGAGCGGTACGAGCTCGTCGAACCCATCGGCCGGGGCGGGACTGCGGAGGTGTGGCGCGCCCGCGACACGCGTCTGTCCCGAGAGGTCGCCGTGAAGGTGCTGTCCGCAGCCTCAGCCACGGACCCGGCCCACCGCAACCGCCTCGAGAGGGAGGCGCGGGCTCTGGCCGCGCTCGCGCACCCAAACGTCGTGCACATCTACGACTACGGGGAGCAGCCATCGGCCTCCGGCTCCCCCATGCCGTTCATCGTGATGGAGCTCGTCGCCGGGCCCGACCTGCAGCAGCAGGTATCCGCGAGCGGGCCCCTCGAGCCGGCGGAAGCGGCGGAGGTGACCGCGACCATCCTCGAGGCCGTGGAGGAGGCACACCGCATCGGGATCGTCCACGGCGACCTCAAGCCGGCCAACGTCTACATGGCCCCGCAGGGGCCGAAGGTCGGGGACTTCGGGGTCGCGCGGATCCTGGCTGAGGAGACGGGTCACACCGTCCCGACCGCCACCCCCTCGTACGCGCCCCCCGAGCTCCTGCGCGGCGAGAGACCGGGCCCGGCGGCCGACGTGTACGCGGCCGCCTGCATAGCGTTCGAGCTGCTCACCGGTCGCCCCCCGTTCGTGGGTGACTCGTTCTGGAGCCTCTCGAACCAGCACCTGAACGACCCTCCCCCCGACCTGCGGGAGCTAGTGTCCGCGATCCCCGCGCCCATAGCCGCGGAGGTGATGCGCGGACTGGCCAAGGACCCGTCCGACCGGCCCGCCTCCGCCTCGGCGTACGCCCAGGAGCTCAGGGAGGCTGCGCAGCTGTCTGCAGGGCCGGTGCCGGTGGCCTCCGCCGGCTCCGAACCACCGGAGCCACCGGTCTCAGCGGTTCCCGCCGTCGCCGCTCCCTCCGATCCGGCGCCGCCTGAGCCACCGGGCTCCGGGGCGCCCGCGGTCGCGACCCCGTCCGACCCGGAGCCGACCGTGCCGGTGATCCGGGAGAGCACCCAGGTCCTCCCTTCCGCGCCTCCCCGACGGTCACCGCTCGCGCCTGTGGCGAGCGCCCTCCGACGCGTGCGTCCTGGTCCCGTCATCGCCCTGCTCGCTGTCCTGCTGCTCGCCGCCATGAAGGGCCAGGCGACGGCCACGGCCTCGGTCCCCGAGCTCGTGGGCCGGCCCCACCCGGAGGCGGCCCAGGCCGCCGTGGACCACGGCTTCCGGGTCCAGACCACCGAGGTCGACGAGGGTGGGGCTCCCGGGACGGTGGTCGCCCAGGACCCGCCCGCCGGGACGCTGCTCGCACGCACCGGGACCATCCGGCTCGTCGTCACACGAGGGAGCCCACAGGTCGTGATCCCCGAGGTGGCGGGACAGCCGCTCCCCGAGGCCCGCGCCACCCTGGAAGGGGTCGGACTGACCGTGGCAGAGGTCCTCTTCCGAGCGACCGAGGAGGTCGCACCGGGGACCGTCCTGCGCACGGATCCCCCCGCCGGCAGCTCCGTCGACGGGGGATCCCCCGTCTCGATGGTGGTGGCGGCCGGCGTCGACGACGGGGGCGGGGACGACGACGGCGGGGACGAG